The following coding sequences lie in one Alicyclobacillus curvatus genomic window:
- a CDS encoding acyl-CoA thioesterase: MKHHDTITVRFSDTDMLGHVNNASYFTYMEEARLYFMNALEITGASLIIASAKVDWRAQTYFPDTLDAETFITRIGTSSFDVATTLRSQKTLQVVFEGVATLVNFDYEGQKSVPLSNAERACIEGYLEVR; this comes from the coding sequence ATGAAACATCACGACACCATTACAGTACGCTTCAGTGACACAGACATGCTCGGACACGTCAACAACGCCTCCTACTTCACCTACATGGAAGAGGCGAGACTGTACTTTATGAACGCGCTCGAAATCACGGGTGCATCCTTGATTATTGCTTCTGCAAAAGTGGATTGGCGCGCTCAGACGTATTTCCCGGACACCCTGGACGCCGAAACGTTCATCACCCGGATTGGCACTAGCAGCTTTGACGTCGCTACCACGCTCCGAAGTCAAAAGACTTTACAAGTGGTGTTCGAGGGTGTCGCCACGTTGGTGAATTTTGATTATGAGGGACAGAAGTCCGTCCCGTTGTCGAACGCGGAACGCGCGTGCATCGAGGGGTACCTGGAAGTGCGTTGA
- a CDS encoding DUF1727 domain-containing protein codes for MQPRVQWTGVSFRVLELTSLRLPAIWLGKLSLIALRLAGRGATSFPGKLALKVHPRLLAKLGQRLDRCVVVTGTNGKTTTSSLLSGILGTDEPIIHNREGANLPQGLTTALLQHTSWFGRLRRKTALFEIDEATLPLVTARLPVKVLVVTNVFRDQLDRYGELDITLAKLLEGITQTEAVVVVNGDDPLAQHIGLHSGRRVSYYGLSASHATTEHHNQMRDGAFCMECGQELTYDAFFYGQLGLYRCEHCGFERPHPDFEGSWQGGTLVVQERQLPSVEYRVPTRGLYNIYNTLAAISAARISGIDASGIARGLAAYEAPLGRMQGFATNPPATLNLIKNPTGCDTVVEAILSDGGRKVVCLAINDLAADGKDVSWLWDADFERLAANPDVLACVTTGLRAEDMALRMKYAGYPAQQIFTAPELQSGLELAFEKADELDEEVNLYVLSTYTALYDTAGWLERKVTSDAKAPAYRTSVS; via the coding sequence ATGCAACCGCGTGTCCAATGGACAGGCGTATCATTTCGGGTATTGGAGTTGACATCCTTGCGCTTACCTGCAATCTGGCTCGGCAAACTGTCACTCATTGCACTGCGACTTGCAGGGCGCGGCGCGACCAGTTTCCCTGGCAAACTCGCGCTCAAAGTCCATCCGCGGCTGCTTGCAAAACTTGGGCAGCGTCTCGACCGCTGCGTTGTCGTCACCGGCACCAACGGCAAAACGACGACATCTTCCCTGCTGTCTGGAATCCTTGGGACTGACGAGCCGATTATTCATAACCGCGAGGGCGCCAACCTCCCGCAGGGTCTCACGACGGCGCTCTTGCAACACACCAGTTGGTTTGGCAGACTGCGCCGCAAGACCGCTTTGTTTGAAATCGACGAAGCAACACTGCCTTTGGTGACCGCCCGTCTGCCGGTGAAGGTCCTTGTCGTGACGAACGTCTTTCGCGATCAACTGGATCGCTACGGCGAACTCGACATCACGTTGGCAAAGCTGCTCGAAGGCATCACGCAAACGGAAGCCGTCGTCGTTGTGAACGGGGACGATCCGCTCGCACAACACATCGGCCTCCACAGCGGCCGCCGCGTCTCCTATTACGGACTGTCTGCAAGCCACGCGACAACGGAACATCACAACCAGATGCGGGACGGCGCGTTTTGCATGGAGTGCGGGCAGGAACTGACCTACGATGCCTTCTTTTATGGCCAACTCGGCCTATATCGTTGCGAGCACTGCGGTTTTGAACGTCCACACCCGGACTTCGAAGGCTCCTGGCAGGGTGGCACACTTGTGGTGCAGGAGCGCCAACTGCCATCCGTCGAGTACAGGGTGCCGACGCGCGGGTTATACAACATCTACAACACCTTAGCAGCGATTAGCGCCGCGCGAATCAGCGGCATAGACGCATCAGGCATAGCACGGGGTCTCGCGGCTTACGAAGCCCCTCTCGGCCGAATGCAGGGGTTTGCGACGAACCCGCCTGCGACACTCAACCTCATCAAGAATCCAACCGGTTGCGACACGGTTGTCGAGGCCATTCTGTCGGATGGCGGACGAAAGGTCGTCTGCCTTGCCATCAACGACCTCGCCGCAGACGGCAAAGACGTCTCCTGGCTGTGGGATGCTGATTTCGAGCGGCTCGCTGCGAATCCGGACGTCCTCGCGTGCGTGACGACTGGACTGCGCGCGGAAGACATGGCGCTGCGCATGAAATACGCGGGCTACCCAGCCCAGCAGATTTTCACCGCTCCCGAGCTGCAAAGCGGTCTCGAACTGGCATTTGAGAAGGCCGACGAGCTTGACGAGGAGGTCAACCTCTATGTACTTTCGACCTATACCGCTCTATACGACACAGCCGGTTGGCTGGAGAGGAAGGTGACGTCAGATGCAAAGGCCCCTGCATATCGCACATCTGTATCCTGA
- a CDS encoding D-2-hydroxyacid dehydrogenase codes for MSENTRSDHQPGGYHPSGNERSGNGQNTRSGNERSGNGQNTRSDHQPGGHELSGRNPRSNQSQPSGHHPKVLVYQSQHPEKFADVLAELGIPNVTVARSTDEVEPDLSDVEIMFGWNIPIAWLKKAPNLRWVQWSGAGVDSVALKRDQLPSHLQLTRIVNQFSIPMAEYVFTYLLHVVKDVRRQQKAQEQKRWDPFRAPLLAGQHIGVAGLGSIGAEVVRKARAFDMQVSGLSATGRNHDMVDMHYSADEWLKFVEPLDILVLTLPLTERTRHVMNARVFDAMKDKAIIVNVGRGALIREADLIPRLASGRIQAAILDVFEREPLPADSPLWTLHNVFVSPHMSGPSETRKTSEFFAENYYRYLRQEPLQGVVDLTRQY; via the coding sequence ATGAGCGAAAATACACGCAGCGATCACCAGCCAGGCGGTTACCATCCCAGCGGCAACGAGCGGAGCGGTAACGGTCAAAATACACGCAGCGGCAACGAGCGGAGCGGTAACGGTCAAAATACACGCAGCGACCACCAGCCGGGCGGTCACGAACTCAGCGGTCGCAACCCGAGGAGCAATCAGTCTCAGCCTAGCGGTCACCATCCGAAGGTACTGGTGTACCAATCCCAACACCCGGAGAAATTCGCGGACGTGCTCGCGGAACTTGGCATTCCGAACGTCACCGTCGCGCGCAGCACGGACGAAGTTGAACCTGACTTGTCCGACGTGGAAATCATGTTCGGCTGGAACATTCCGATTGCATGGTTGAAGAAAGCCCCCAACCTTCGCTGGGTTCAGTGGAGTGGGGCTGGTGTGGATAGTGTGGCTTTGAAGCGCGATCAACTGCCGAGCCACTTGCAATTAACGCGCATCGTCAATCAGTTCTCCATCCCGATGGCAGAATACGTGTTCACCTACTTGCTGCATGTCGTAAAGGATGTCAGGCGTCAGCAAAAAGCTCAGGAGCAGAAGCGGTGGGATCCGTTTCGGGCGCCCCTTCTCGCAGGCCAACACATTGGCGTGGCGGGGCTCGGATCCATCGGGGCAGAGGTGGTACGGAAAGCTCGGGCGTTTGACATGCAGGTCTCCGGCCTCAGCGCGACAGGCAGAAACCATGACATGGTGGACATGCACTACAGCGCAGACGAATGGTTGAAGTTCGTCGAACCTTTGGACATTCTCGTCCTGACACTCCCCCTTACGGAGCGGACGCGGCACGTGATGAACGCCAGAGTGTTCGATGCGATGAAGGATAAAGCCATCATTGTGAATGTCGGGCGGGGGGCGCTCATTCGCGAGGCGGATTTGATACCTCGCCTTGCATCCGGACGGATTCAAGCAGCCATCCTAGACGTCTTTGAGCGAGAGCCGCTGCCTGCGGATAGTCCGCTGTGGACACTGCACAACGTTTTCGTGTCGCCGCATATGTCGGGGCCAAGCGAGACGAGAAAGACGTCGGAGTTCTTCGCCGAGAACTATTACCGTTATCTGCGGCAGGAACCGCTGCAGGGTGTGGTCGACTTGACGCGCCAGTACTAG
- a CDS encoding DUF421 domain-containing protein — MHISFLFLTISTLVTFIVLLVLVRWLGATQLTQLTFFNWVAGASMGNLAANMISSDTMNDFVAGGYTLIVFTAASLAAAYIALKSRPFRRVANGEPVVLIHKGRILRQNLGKTKVNLDVLMMLLREKGYFSYDEIQYAILEPTGNLSILPLQASQSVSKADLAYGPDMSSEGQGPYVEIVVDGEIDRDKLVTTDHDDAWVEQQILKHGGRSLSDVMFLAVNKDGHVLIDVSRRSEEKPPDDL; from the coding sequence ATGCACATTTCTTTTTTATTTCTGACCATCAGCACACTCGTGACGTTCATTGTTTTGTTGGTGCTCGTGCGTTGGCTTGGAGCCACGCAACTGACGCAACTGACGTTTTTCAATTGGGTTGCCGGGGCAAGTATGGGAAACTTGGCAGCAAACATGATTTCCTCAGACACCATGAACGATTTTGTCGCGGGTGGCTACACGCTCATCGTCTTTACCGCGGCATCCCTAGCTGCAGCCTATATCGCTTTGAAGAGCCGTCCGTTTCGGCGGGTGGCCAACGGCGAGCCTGTCGTCCTCATCCACAAAGGCAGAATCCTTCGCCAGAACCTTGGCAAAACGAAGGTAAATCTAGACGTCCTGATGATGCTTCTTCGGGAAAAAGGATACTTTTCCTACGATGAGATTCAGTATGCGATTCTCGAACCAACAGGAAACCTTAGTATCCTGCCGTTACAGGCGTCGCAATCTGTCTCGAAAGCGGATCTCGCGTACGGACCGGATATGTCCAGTGAGGGCCAGGGACCCTACGTCGAAATCGTTGTCGATGGTGAGATTGACAGGGACAAGCTCGTGACTACTGACCATGATGACGCTTGGGTTGAACAGCAGATTCTGAAACACGGTGGCCGGTCGCTCTCAGATGTGATGTTCCTCGCTGTGAACAAAGACGGGCATGTGCTGATTGATGTGTCTCGCCGATCCGAAGAAAAACCGCCCGATGACCTGTAA
- a CDS encoding acyl-CoA thioesterase: protein MFERRLVVRFGECDGLGHVNNGTYFTYMEDARIDVFRLFNPSLDLKSWNLIVASTRCDFLAQVSYAEPLTVFTWIPTVGNSSFTAHHAMRKADGTWAARGQAVLLAYDYEQEKPKPLWPEVREALAAHSAGPDGAPDLR, encoded by the coding sequence GTGTTTGAGCGACGCCTTGTCGTTAGGTTCGGCGAATGTGATGGTCTAGGGCATGTGAACAATGGTACATATTTTACGTACATGGAAGACGCCCGCATTGATGTGTTTCGGTTATTTAATCCGTCTCTCGATTTGAAGTCCTGGAATTTGATTGTCGCTTCAACGCGTTGTGACTTTCTCGCGCAGGTGTCGTACGCGGAACCGCTCACGGTGTTTACATGGATCCCGACCGTCGGAAATTCCAGTTTCACCGCCCATCATGCGATGCGCAAGGCGGACGGAACGTGGGCTGCACGCGGCCAAGCGGTCTTGCTTGCTTATGATTATGAACAGGAAAAACCGAAACCGCTGTGGCCCGAGGTTCGCGAGGCATTGGCAGCGCACAGCGCAGGACCTGACGGGGCTCCGGATTTGCGTTGA
- a CDS encoding Spx/MgsR family RNA polymerase-binding regulatory protein yields the protein MEFYGYKKCSTCRNAHKHLQDGGIAVEFQDFVVTPPSAGTIKSWVDSYGQGIMPFVNTKGTRYRELNLANQNLTEAEWLEMLSNDGKLLKRPVLVTDEGVVVGYDKTQYDRLVGRG from the coding sequence ATGGAGTTTTACGGATACAAGAAGTGCTCGACATGCAGAAATGCGCACAAGCACCTGCAAGACGGCGGCATCGCCGTCGAGTTCCAGGACTTTGTTGTGACTCCGCCGAGCGCTGGGACCATCAAGTCGTGGGTGGATAGTTATGGACAGGGTATCATGCCGTTCGTGAACACCAAGGGTACAAGGTATCGAGAACTGAATTTGGCCAATCAGAACTTGACTGAGGCCGAGTGGCTGGAGATGCTCTCGAACGATGGAAAGCTCTTGAAGCGCCCCGTGCTTGTGACGGATGAGGGCGTCGTCGTCGGATACGACAAAACCCAATATGACAGACTGGTAGGCAGAGGCTGA
- the thpR gene encoding RNA 2',3'-cyclic phosphodiesterase — protein MRLFFGVDVTTDIRSELAGVQARLQEHGVHAGNWSSPELFHLTLLFIGETSEEQAETLRVIGQETASQASAFTLNLSSLGMFERNRILWYGVQDDSGMEALRRVYRCITGLAVNLPFVKIDERPYSPHLTLARKLEHDSISRVRTAMADEAISAPVSAHRFPVHSICLFESKQVNGKLAYPILERYNFPDGRA, from the coding sequence ATGCGGCTGTTTTTTGGTGTCGACGTAACAACTGACATCCGAAGTGAATTAGCGGGGGTACAGGCGCGTCTTCAGGAGCATGGCGTTCACGCAGGCAACTGGTCGAGCCCCGAGTTGTTTCACCTGACCCTTCTCTTCATCGGCGAGACCAGTGAGGAGCAAGCAGAGACCCTCCGTGTCATCGGCCAAGAGACAGCCAGCCAGGCATCCGCCTTTACACTGAATCTGAGCAGCCTTGGTATGTTTGAGAGGAACCGCATCCTCTGGTACGGCGTTCAGGACGACAGTGGGATGGAAGCCTTGCGCCGTGTTTATCGCTGCATCACGGGTTTGGCCGTAAACCTGCCGTTCGTCAAGATCGATGAACGGCCCTACAGCCCGCATTTGACGCTCGCCAGGAAATTGGAACACGACTCTATTTCCCGGGTGAGAACGGCGATGGCGGATGAGGCCATTTCTGCGCCAGTGTCCGCCCACCGATTTCCCGTTCACTCCATTTGCCTGTTCGAGTCGAAACAAGTGAACGGAAAGCTGGCGTATCCCATCCTGGAGCGCTACAACTTTCCGGACGGTCGCGCGTAA
- a CDS encoding glutamine amidotransferase has protein sequence MQRPLHIAHLYPDLLNLYADKGNIQTLVSRCVWRGIDVEVSSVPSGTYPKLSDYDLVLLGGGSDREQALVGRTLLDAQSEWKAAVEDGLPLLAICGGYQLLGDYYQLPDGTKVPGLSILSLVTEAGDPRLIGNVAIKSEECGTIIGFENHSGRTWHKHDVLGRVQKGHGNNNEDGGEGIRYKNVFGTYIHGPLLPKNPALADLVLATAMEYASGERPELEPLDDTLEQAARDAFLKRRIQVEV, from the coding sequence ATGCAAAGGCCCCTGCATATCGCACATCTGTATCCTGACCTTCTGAACCTGTATGCGGACAAAGGCAACATTCAGACCCTTGTTTCACGATGTGTCTGGCGCGGCATCGACGTCGAGGTCAGTTCTGTGCCTTCCGGAACCTATCCCAAGCTCTCCGATTACGATCTCGTTTTGCTCGGCGGCGGATCGGACAGAGAACAGGCATTAGTCGGCAGAACCCTACTCGACGCGCAGAGTGAGTGGAAGGCAGCAGTGGAGGACGGTCTGCCGCTGTTGGCCATTTGCGGCGGCTACCAGTTGCTCGGCGATTACTACCAGTTGCCGGACGGCACCAAGGTGCCAGGGCTCTCGATTCTCAGTCTCGTCACAGAAGCAGGCGACCCGCGGTTGATTGGCAATGTGGCCATCAAGAGTGAAGAATGCGGCACGATTATCGGATTTGAGAACCACAGCGGCCGAACCTGGCATAAGCACGATGTGCTCGGCAGGGTTCAGAAGGGCCACGGAAACAACAATGAAGATGGCGGCGAAGGCATCCGCTACAAGAACGTCTTTGGAACCTACATCCACGGGCCGTTGCTGCCGAAGAACCCTGCCCTGGCCGATCTCGTTCTCGCCACCGCCATGGAATACGCCAGTGGCGAGCGTCCGGAGCTGGAACCGCTTGACGATACGCTCGAGCAAGCGGCCCGCGATGCCTTTCTGAAACGGAGAATCCAGGTCGAGGTGTAG
- a CDS encoding hotdog fold thioesterase: MPQQKTMLDALGIETVELTKDRVVMTMPVTDATRQPFGILHGGASVALAESAASIGAWLNVDQERQAAVGLEINANHIRSKADGIVTAVATPIHRGRTTMVWDIRITDEEDKLICVSRCTIAVIDQPTRG, from the coding sequence ATGCCACAGCAGAAGACGATGTTGGACGCACTTGGAATTGAAACCGTAGAGTTGACAAAGGACCGTGTCGTCATGACCATGCCGGTGACAGATGCGACTCGGCAGCCATTCGGAATCCTGCACGGCGGTGCGTCTGTGGCGCTTGCAGAGTCGGCGGCGAGCATTGGCGCGTGGCTGAATGTCGATCAGGAAAGGCAGGCCGCCGTCGGCCTCGAGATCAACGCGAATCACATTCGCTCCAAAGCCGATGGAATCGTGACTGCCGTGGCCACGCCGATTCACCGCGGGCGCACCACGATGGTGTGGGACATTCGCATCACGGACGAAGAAGACAAGCTCATCTGTGTCTCGCGCTGCACCATTGCCGTCATCGATCAACCCACGCGCGGATAA
- a CDS encoding GAF domain-containing protein: protein MHEHTAIASESRSAFYQQLAEQAFHLVSDEPNVIANLSNVSALLNLHLDNINWVGFYLLEAEKNELVLGPFQGKPACIRIVLGKGVCGTAMATEETIVVEDVFAFPGHIACDADSRSEVVVPIVKDGVKIGVLDIDAPVPGRFDAEDARGLEQIVKVLVEHASL, encoded by the coding sequence ATGCATGAGCATACAGCAATCGCCTCTGAATCGAGGTCTGCATTCTATCAACAACTGGCTGAACAAGCCTTTCATCTCGTTTCTGACGAACCAAACGTGATTGCAAATTTGAGCAACGTGTCTGCGCTCCTGAACCTGCATCTCGATAATATCAACTGGGTTGGCTTCTATTTGCTTGAAGCCGAGAAAAATGAGCTGGTCCTAGGGCCATTCCAGGGAAAGCCAGCCTGTATTCGCATCGTACTAGGGAAGGGCGTCTGCGGCACCGCCATGGCGACTGAAGAAACCATTGTCGTCGAGGATGTATTTGCATTTCCCGGGCACATCGCGTGTGATGCCGACTCGCGCTCGGAAGTGGTCGTCCCGATTGTGAAAGACGGCGTCAAGATTGGTGTCCTCGATATCGACGCGCCCGTCCCAGGGCGTTTTGACGCGGAGGACGCGCGTGGGTTGGAGCAGATCGTGAAAGTGCTGGTGGAGCACGCCAGTCTGTAA
- a CDS encoding SDR family oxidoreductase: MNAGQLFSLAGKRVMITGASRGIGRGLSLGLAHAGADLVLVARDIEALAQVERECRDIRPDIDVSSYSCNIREPEQVRQTVADSMRDGKRIGVLVNNAGLNIRTPALEVTEEQWQTVIDTDLRGAFFFAQEVGRQMVANQSGSIINVSSVGGHVALRTGVAYAAAKAGVIQMTKVLALEWGRDKVRVNCIAPWYFRTPLTEKLLDNPDYLAEIVARTPLRRVGEVSELVGPTVFLASDASSYVTGHTLFVDGGMSIYGF; encoded by the coding sequence ATGAATGCAGGACAACTGTTTTCACTGGCCGGCAAACGGGTAATGATTACGGGTGCAAGTCGCGGCATTGGACGGGGACTGTCACTTGGCTTGGCGCATGCGGGCGCCGACTTGGTTCTTGTCGCCAGGGACATCGAGGCACTCGCACAAGTCGAGCGGGAGTGCCGTGACATCCGCCCAGACATTGACGTATCCTCGTACTCCTGCAACATTCGCGAGCCAGAACAGGTTCGCCAAACCGTCGCGGACAGCATGAGGGACGGAAAGCGCATCGGCGTCCTCGTCAATAATGCAGGACTGAATATCCGCACGCCAGCACTCGAGGTGACGGAAGAACAGTGGCAAACGGTCATCGATACGGACCTGCGCGGCGCGTTCTTTTTTGCACAGGAAGTGGGCAGGCAAATGGTCGCGAATCAATCGGGAAGCATCATCAACGTGTCGTCTGTAGGCGGGCACGTCGCACTGCGAACTGGCGTCGCGTATGCCGCAGCCAAGGCAGGGGTCATCCAGATGACGAAGGTCCTTGCGCTTGAATGGGGGCGGGACAAGGTCCGCGTCAATTGCATTGCTCCGTGGTACTTCCGCACCCCGTTGACAGAGAAACTGCTTGACAATCCTGACTACCTCGCCGAAATTGTCGCCCGCACTCCGTTGCGCCGGGTTGGGGAAGTGAGCGAGTTGGTCGGGCCCACCGTGTTTCTCGCATCTGACGCGTCGAGCTACGTCACGGGGCACACCCTGTTTGTCGACGGAGGCATGAGCATCTACGGATTTTGA
- a CDS encoding MBL fold metallo-hydrolase, whose product MTQFTDPVQIDDKLWMIDLMEQGLPCRSAAYFLAEEKPTLIETGSAKSHDIIVEALQQLGYTPEDLAYVIVTHVHLDHAGGAGHMMQKAKNAQLVVQNRAARHMIDPSRLWNGAKAVYGDQLEELFGEMIAVPESQVLVRNHGETLDLGGRVLTFYDTPGHAKHHFSIHDPVADGVYAGDAAGIRYRTCFTGWDFEWVMPSTSPVDFDPEAVHQTVELLESIPFQWIYHTHFGRSPKAEALRDTDKSAQSLAALIESIYRGEAAPGDGGTAGDAAGDVAAGSGSARDAAAKDAAGATAGTDAAARDATRDAAAKDAVGATAGTDAAARDATRDVTLEEVVNALRGWIREDLKQRGHTVSPTNPLHELDLDVVLDALGLMHYATVTRK is encoded by the coding sequence ATGACACAATTCACGGACCCTGTGCAGATTGACGACAAGCTCTGGATGATTGACCTGATGGAACAAGGCCTCCCTTGCCGCTCAGCCGCCTACTTCCTGGCTGAAGAGAAGCCGACTTTAATTGAAACCGGATCGGCCAAATCACACGACATCATCGTCGAAGCCCTGCAGCAACTGGGTTATACGCCGGAAGACCTGGCCTATGTCATCGTCACGCATGTCCATCTCGATCACGCTGGCGGCGCCGGCCACATGATGCAAAAAGCGAAGAACGCACAGCTCGTTGTCCAGAACCGGGCGGCGCGTCATATGATTGACCCCTCCCGCCTCTGGAACGGCGCGAAGGCCGTGTACGGAGACCAGTTGGAGGAACTGTTTGGCGAGATGATAGCCGTGCCAGAAAGCCAGGTGCTCGTGCGAAACCACGGTGAAACCCTTGACCTCGGCGGTCGCGTACTCACTTTCTACGACACGCCGGGACACGCGAAACACCACTTCAGCATTCACGACCCCGTCGCGGACGGAGTTTACGCTGGCGATGCCGCAGGGATTCGCTATCGCACCTGCTTTACGGGATGGGATTTTGAGTGGGTGATGCCGTCGACGTCGCCTGTCGATTTTGACCCCGAAGCGGTTCACCAAACCGTCGAGTTGCTCGAGTCGATTCCCTTTCAGTGGATCTACCACACCCACTTTGGCCGTTCCCCGAAGGCAGAAGCCTTGCGGGACACGGACAAGAGCGCACAATCCCTGGCGGCGCTGATTGAGTCCATTTATAGGGGCGAAGCGGCACCGGGGGATGGTGGCACGGCGGGCGATGCGGCTGGGGATGTGGCGGCCGGGAGCGGGTCCGCCAGGGACGCGGCGGCTAAGGACGCTGCGGGCGCTACGGCTGGAACCGATGCCGCGGCGCGCGATGCGACCAGGGATGCGGCGGCTAAGGACGCTGTGGGCGCTACGGCTGGAACCGATGCCGCCGCGCGCGATGCGACCAGGGACGTGACACTGGAGGAAGTTGTCAACGCGCTGCGCGGCTGGATTCGCGAGGACTTGAAACAACGTGGACACACGGTTAGTCCGACGAACCCGCTGCACGAGCTCGACTTGGATGTGGTGCTTGATGCACTCGGCCTCATGCATTACGCGACAGTGACGCGGAAGTAG
- a CDS encoding cell division protein FtsW, translating to MRHVEEFALGNSVLKKVTCLQIQRHQIDYVLFSTVILLTAAGVITVFSASTIIALQSHVPADFYAKKQLISAGVGLFAMVGLSWIPHRVWYRYAVPAMGISLFLLFVVLIPHVGWSQYGGRRWIGHGTLHLQPSELSIIATVIYLSFFFTKKITLIDDFRRGVIPGLIVAGLNVVLIFLEPDMGTAITLLATTLVIVFASGARVRPLVITMAILGPILVGAAVKVSYRSARIAAWLHPFQNTDSQSYQLIQGMTAISAGGWFGRGFDMSLEKMGYLPFPQTDFIFPVFVEEWGFVGAIALVFTFAILIWRGFRIARRSPDRFGSLLAVGITAMIIISTIINLGAVTGLLPVTGIPLPFMSYGGTDLIVNMASVGMLISISRVTLKDEPEADLLADVVSVEDVAELRQRRMPVSKPPVVGLAPRRQSDVLRRRAEEQRRTESRQRAEVHRLQPKKAKNDSSGGWRDRTSPQADKRGGMTQPSGSWRTRQETAATSTKSRGAAQSSPRQPIPASKSWTNKKADQRGQRTSDKQKKSSRFFRKER from the coding sequence ATGCGACATGTCGAAGAATTTGCCCTTGGGAACTCGGTATTAAAGAAGGTGACGTGCTTGCAGATTCAACGACATCAAATTGACTATGTACTGTTTTCTACGGTCATCCTGCTCACTGCCGCAGGAGTCATCACAGTCTTCTCAGCGAGCACCATCATCGCACTGCAAAGTCACGTTCCTGCGGATTTTTATGCCAAAAAGCAACTCATTTCAGCCGGAGTTGGACTCTTTGCCATGGTGGGCCTAAGCTGGATTCCCCACCGCGTGTGGTATCGTTATGCAGTTCCTGCTATGGGGATTAGTTTGTTCCTTTTGTTTGTCGTGCTTATCCCCCACGTGGGTTGGTCACAATACGGTGGAAGACGCTGGATTGGTCATGGCACTCTGCATCTGCAGCCATCCGAGCTGTCGATTATTGCCACCGTCATTTACCTGTCGTTTTTCTTCACGAAAAAAATTACACTCATCGACGATTTCCGGCGTGGCGTCATACCGGGTCTCATCGTGGCCGGGCTCAACGTCGTCCTCATCTTCCTTGAGCCAGACATGGGGACGGCCATTACGCTCCTTGCCACCACGCTGGTCATCGTGTTTGCATCGGGAGCGCGCGTGCGCCCGCTCGTCATCACCATGGCCATCCTTGGGCCAATACTTGTCGGGGCTGCGGTCAAAGTCTCATACCGATCCGCTCGCATCGCCGCCTGGCTTCACCCGTTCCAGAATACGGACAGTCAGTCGTACCAGCTCATCCAAGGCATGACGGCGATTTCAGCCGGAGGCTGGTTCGGCCGGGGATTTGATATGAGCCTGGAGAAAATGGGCTACTTACCGTTCCCGCAGACGGACTTCATCTTCCCCGTGTTTGTGGAAGAATGGGGCTTCGTCGGGGCAATTGCCCTCGTATTTACGTTCGCCATTCTCATCTGGCGCGGGTTTCGCATCGCAAGGCGGTCTCCCGACAGGTTCGGCTCGCTCCTCGCCGTCGGTATCACCGCCATGATTATCATCAGCACCATCATCAACCTCGGCGCCGTGACGGGCCTGTTGCCGGTCACAGGCATTCCACTTCCATTCATGAGTTACGGCGGTACAGACTTAATCGTCAACATGGCGAGTGTCGGCATGCTCATCAGCATCTCCCGCGTGACACTCAAAGACGAACCGGAGGCGGACCTGCTCGCCGATGTCGTCTCTGTCGAAGATGTGGCTGAGCTCAGACAGCGGCGGATGCCAGTCAGCAAGCCGCCCGTCGTGGGCCTCGCGCCAAGGCGGCAATCTGACGTGTTGCGGCGCCGCGCCGAAGAGCAACGGCGAACAGAGAGCCGCCAGCGGGCTGAAGTACATCGCCTGCAGCCGAAAAAGGCGAAGAACGATTCGTCTGGCGGTTGGCGGGATAGGACAAGCCCACAAGCGGACAAGCGCGGCGGGATGACGCAGCCGAGCGGCAGTTGGCGTACGCGCCAAGAAACGGCGGCCACGAGCACCAAATCTCGAGGAGCGGCTCAGTCGTCTCCACGCCAGCCCATTCCGGCGTCCAAGTCGTGGACCAATAAGAAAGCTGACCAGCGGGGCCAGCGAACGAGTGACAAGCAGAAGAAGTCGAGTCGGTTTTTCCGAAAGGAGCGATAA